In the genome of Hydractinia symbiolongicarpus strain clone_291-10 chromosome 5, HSymV2.1, whole genome shotgun sequence, one region contains:
- the LOC130645570 gene encoding mitoferrin-1-like produces MSRQKHIDIPSVPYEDHIKININQQPLTGASVVSSVDQSAIEKLTETAKMLDESSKQAHIYIMAGAAAGIMEHCVMYPVDSVKTRMQSLRPHPKAAYTSIRQAFSQIIKSEGLMRPIRGINIVALGAGPSHAMYFGSYEFMKKMLGKKELNSQSPLVNAISGSVATVFHDGTMNPVEVVKQRIQMYNSPYRGVYHCASSILKNEGITAFYRSFTTTLTMNIPFQCIHFVTYEHMRELLNPEGGYNPRTHLLAGATAGGLAAAVTTPLDVAKTLLNTQEKSVVLEKTIKRSKSGKHNAYFVRGMFNAMGTIYKVRGFGGYFRGLRARVIYQVPSCAISWSVYEFFKHYLSLKISDEEMMDLTV; encoded by the exons ATGTCTCGGCAAAAGCATATTGATATACCATCAGTTCCTTACGAAGATCatatcaaaataaatataaaccaGCAGCCGCTCACTGGAGCTTCTGTTGTCTCGTCAGTTGACCAATCTGCTATTGAAAAATTAACTGAAACAGCCAAAATGCTAGACGAAAGCAGTAAGCAGGCTCACATATATATAATGGCTGGTGCAGCAGCTGGAATCATGGAACATTGTGTTATGTATCCTGTTGACAGTGTAAAG ACAAGAATGCAAAGTCTCCGTCCACATCCAAAAGCAGCATACACAAGTATTCGTCAAGCATTCTCACAAATTATCAAGTCAGAAGGTTTGATGCGTCCCATTCGTGGTATAAATATTGTTGCTCTTGGGGCAGGACCTTCTCACGCTATGTACTTTGGAAGTTATGAGTTTATGAAAAAGATGCTTGGTAAAAAAGAGCTAAACTCACAGTCCCCTTTAGTAAATG cCATTTCTGGATCAGTGGCCACAGTGTTTCATGATGGTACAATGAATCCAGTAGAAG TTGTGAAGCAACGCATACAAATGTATAACAGCCCATACCGTGGCGTTTATCACTGTGCGAGCTCCATACTCAAGAATGAAGGCATCACAGCTTTTTATAGAAGTTTCACCACAACATTAACTATGAACATACCCTTTCAATGCATACATTTCGTCACTTACGAACACATGAGAGAACTTTTAAACCCCGAGGGTGGGTATAACCCAAGAACTCATCTCTTGGCGGGGGCCACTGCAGGTGGTTTAGCTGCAGCTGTTACCACACCTTTAGACGTTGCGAAAACACTACTAAACACTCAAGAAAAGAGTGTTGTGCttgaaaaaactataaaaagatCAAAGTCTGGGAAGCACAATGCTTACTTTGTTAGAGGAATGTTTAATGCTATGGGAACTATATATAAAGTGCGCGGTTTCGGCGGGTATTTCCGAGGGCTAAGGGCCCGTGTTATATATCAGGTACCATCTTGTGCTATATCGTGGAGCGTGTACGAGTTTTTCAAACATTATTTATCGCTGAAGATTTCAGATGAAGAAATGATGGACCTGACGGTATGA